In Rhodococcus qingshengii JCM 15477, the sequence GAGGGATTGAAGATCCTTCCGACGTGCTCGTACGTCGAGAAGTTTGTTGCGGAGAACCCCGTCTACCAGGCATAACCGAACGAGAACGGCCGGCGAAAAACCAGTCGCGAACCTGCAGACCCCGCTGCTAGCGTCGATGGTGCCGTCGTCGAAATCCTGGGCGGCACCATCTCGGGGAAGGAAAGAACGTGGTCGCCTCAGCAGATCGGCGTCCACCTGCGTCCACGGACGTAACTATCCCCAGCTATCTCCCTCTCGTACTGGTCAATCTCGCGACGCTGTTCTCGGCGATCGGCAACGGTATCGCCATCGTCGTGCTCCCCTGGCTGGTTCTCGAACGAACCGGTAAGGCTACCGACGCGGCGATAGTTGCCGGCGCAGCAGCCATTCCGCTACTCGTGTCGAGCCTGTTTTCGGGGACATTCGTCGACAAGTTCGGACGCCGTCGAACGTCGATGATTTCCGACGCTCTCTCTGCGATGTCCGTTGCAGCGATTCCGATCATCGCGGCCACCGCGGGCTTGACGATCCCGGTGATCGCGGCGTTGGCCGCACTCGGCGCCGTGTTCGACCCCGCCGGAATGGCGGCGAGGGAGTCCATGCTGCCTGCAGCGACTCGGACCGCCAAGTGGAAGCTCGATCGAACCAACAGTGTGTACGAGGCCAACTTCAACGTCGCGTATCTGATCGGCCCTGGCATCGGCGGTGTCCTCATCGCAACGATCGGAGCGGTGAACACGCTCTGGGTCACGGCGGCAGGATTTGTGTTCTCGATAGTCGTGGTCGCCTTCATCCGGCTTCCCGGCGCCGGAGTGCCCGAACACGAACACCGTCCGAAATCGATCTGGCACGGCACACTCGACGGTCTTCGGTTCGTCTGGAACAACAAACTGCTGCGCACCCTGGCGCTGATCGACATGGCAGTCGTCGCGCTCTACATGCCGGTGGAGAGTGTCGTGTTCCCGGTGTACTTCACAGAGTTGGATCAACCGGCCCAACTCGGATCGGTGTTGATGGCCTTGGCGATCGGCGGCATCATCGGCTCTCTCGCCTACGCCCCACTGGCGCCGATCATGTCCCGGCGGCTGATCATGATTTTTGCCGTCGCCGTTCTCGGCATAGCGATGCTGGCCATGGCGCTCCTACCTCCACTGTGGGTGATCCTCGTACTTGCCGGACTGCAGGGCCTCGTCTACGGACCAGTCGGCCCGATCGCCAACTACGCCATGCAGACGCACAGCCCGGAGCACATGCGTGGACGCGTCGTCGGTGTCATGACGTCGACGGCCTACGCCGCAGGCCCGCTCGGCTACCTCGCGGTCGGCCCGCTGCTCGATCAGCTCGGAATCGCGTCGACCTTTGTGGCCCTGTCGATTCCGATCATCCTGATCGCCGCAGTATGTGCCTCCCTACCGGTGCTTCGCGAACTCGATCGTCCGCGGCACTCGACCGACGTCAGTTGAACCCCATCACGTCGTTGCCCCAGGCGACGCGCAGTCCGTGATCGGGGTCGCTGACGAGGGTGTCGGCGGAGTCGATCAACAGCGTCGACCGCTTCTCTTCCTCGTACGGCGCCCAGTGCTTCGAACCGTCGAGAGCTGCGGGCACGGCATGCCGCGCGAAGGCCAACCACCGCCGTTGGATACGGCCGGCCACCTCCATCGCGGCCTTCCGTCCGCCGAGCCAGAACGTGGGGTCGACGTTCAGGGTTCCGA encodes:
- a CDS encoding MFS transporter, whose translation is MPSYLPLVLVNLATLFSAIGNGIAIVVLPWLVLERTGKATDAAIVAGAAAIPLLVSSLFSGTFVDKFGRRRTSMISDALSAMSVAAIPIIAATAGLTIPVIAALAALGAVFDPAGMAARESMLPAATRTAKWKLDRTNSVYEANFNVAYLIGPGIGGVLIATIGAVNTLWVTAAGFVFSIVVVAFIRLPGAGVPEHEHRPKSIWHGTLDGLRFVWNNKLLRTLALIDMAVVALYMPVESVVFPVYFTELDQPAQLGSVLMALAIGGIIGSLAYAPLAPIMSRRLIMIFAVAVLGIAMLAMALLPPLWVILVLAGLQGLVYGPVGPIANYAMQTHSPEHMRGRVVGVMTSTAYAAGPLGYLAVGPLLDQLGIASTFVALSIPIILIAAVCASLPVLRELDRPRHSTDVS